TGAAGAAGCAACTTATAATTTCCACTGTTCTAATGACCTTTGGAATTGCAATTGTTACTTGGTTGTCTGTTCCATCATCATTCACCATTTTCAACTTTGGAACTCAAAAAGTTGTTACGAACTGGTTAGttcttgaattattttcttacaATTGCTTTTCATTGTCACTAGTGGTTTGATTCACGGTCGAGTATTTGGCTTTCAGGAAACTGTTCTTGTGCGTTGCTGTGGGTCTCTGGGCTGGGCTTATAATAGGATTCGTGACAGAGTACTATACGAGCAATGCATACAGGTAATTGATTTATTTGCATTTACCTATTCACTCggtaatttatttgttatataaagatgaaaatctGATCACTTATTTTTCTGATTTTATTCAGCCCTGTGCAAGATGTTGCTGATTCTTGCCGAACTGGAGCTGCTACAAATGTCATTTTTGGGTTGGCGTTGGGATACAAATCTGTCATTATCCCTATTTTTGCAATTGCGGTCAGTATTTTTGTGAGTTTCACCTTTGCTGCCATGTACGGCATTGCTGTAGCTGCCCTTGGAATGCTGAGTACCATAGCTACTGGTTTGGCCATTGATGCGTATGGTCCAATCAGTGACAATGCTGGAGGCATTGCTGAGATGGCAGGCATGAGCCACAGAATTCGGGAGAGAACTGATGCCCTCGATGCTGCTGGAAACACCACTGCAGCCATTGGAAAGGTATTTTTTGGATATTCTTTTAACCCAAATGTAATGCCTGGATCGATTCTTTATTTACATTGGTCTTGGCCTTCTGTATATTGTCTCAATAGAATTTCCAGTTTCCCACCAAAGCCTTCTAATGAACTTCTGTCAAAACTTCACTCTTTATTTGCCTTTTCCAGGGTTTTGCCATTGGTTCAGCTGCCCTTGTGTCCCTTGCTCTTTTCGGTGCCTTTGTCAGCCGTGCCGGTGTCACTGCTGTTGACGTCTTGACACCCAAAGTTTTTATTGGTTTGATTGTGGGTGCCATGCTCCCCTACTGGTTTTCTGCCATGACAATGAAGAGTGTTGGTAGCGCAGCCCTAAAAATGGTTGAGGAGGTGCGAAGGCAGTTCAACACTATCCCAGGTCTCATGGAGGGTACTGCCAAGCCCGACTACGCTACATGTGTCAAGATCTCAACTGATGCTTCTATCAAGGAGATGATCCCACCTGGTGCTCTTGTCATGTTGACACCACTAATTGTTGGTATCCTTTTCGGAGTTGAAACTCTTTCTGGTGTCCTTGCTGGGTCCCTTGTTTCTGGTGTGCAGGTATGTGTCGGGTTCATTCTTGGAGCTACTTGTTAAACATCAAAGTTTTTCACTAAACGATGTTCTTGTTTTGCACAACTGTAGATTGCCATTTCTGCATCTAACACCGGAGGTGCCTGGGATAACGCTAAGAAGTACATCGAGGTATATGTCAAATCCAATAATCATGTACCCAATGTTGTAATGATTTTCCGGTATTAGATCACCATCTGATTGTCATGGACAGGCTGGTGCCTCTGAGCACGCAAGAACCCTTGGCCCGAAAGGATCAGACCCACACAAAGCCGCTGTTATCGGTGACACGATCGGAGACCCGCTGAAGGATACATCCGGACCATCTTTGAACATTCTGATCAAGTTGATGGCTGTCGAGTCCCTTGTGTTTGCTCCTTTCTTCGCCAGTCACGGTGGTCTTCTCTTCAAGATCTTCTGAAAAGAAGAACACGAGTAATGGGGGAATGGCTGGGGCATTGCATTATCTATCTCTGGCCCTCCTCCTCCATTGACATAACTACCGCGCCTCTTCTCCGAAATTTTCATTGCTTTTTTAGACTCCATATTATATGCTCCTCAAGTCTGTAGCTTTTGATTCCCTTTGAGAAACGTGTAGTTTCAAATGGACGAGCGTTTTATCTTCTCATCGGTTGATGAtgagaagatgatgaagaaaaaaaagaagatatttgGTTAAATCTTGTGAAATGAGA
This sequence is a window from Cucurbita pepo subsp. pepo cultivar mu-cu-16 chromosome LG04, ASM280686v2, whole genome shotgun sequence. Protein-coding genes within it:
- the LOC111792635 gene encoding pyrophosphate-energized vacuolar membrane proton pump-like, with amino-acid sequence MSVTILPDLGTEIFIPVCAVVGIVFSLVQWYYVSQVKLSPGRDAAHNNSAGSKNGYSDYLIEEEEGVNDHNVVIKCAEIQCAISEGATSFLFTEYKYVGIFMVLFAVLIFVFLGSVESFSTKPQPCTYDKTRTCKPALATAIFSTVSFLLGAVTSVVSGFLGMKIATYANARTTLEARKGVGKAFITAFRSGAVMGFLLAANGLLVLFIAINLFKLYYGDDWGGLFESITGYGLGGSSMALFGRVGGGIYTKAADVGADLVGKVERNIPEDDPRNPAVIADNVGDNVGDIAGMGSDLFGSYAESSCAALVVASISSFGNNHELTPMLYPLIISSMGILVCLITTLFATDFFEIKAVKEIEPALKKQLIISTVLMTFGIAIVTWLSVPSSFTIFNFGTQKVVTNWKLFLCVAVGLWAGLIIGFVTEYYTSNAYSPVQDVADSCRTGAATNVIFGLALGYKSVIIPIFAIAVSIFVSFTFAAMYGIAVAALGMLSTIATGLAIDAYGPISDNAGGIAEMAGMSHRIRERTDALDAAGNTTAAIGKGFAIGSAALVSLALFGAFVSRAGVTAVDVLTPKVFIGLIVGAMLPYWFSAMTMKSVGSAALKMVEEVRRQFNTIPGLMEGTAKPDYATCVKISTDASIKEMIPPGALVMLTPLIVGILFGVETLSGVLAGSLVSGVQIAISASNTGGAWDNAKKYIEAGASEHARTLGPKGSDPHKAAVIGDTIGDPLKDTSGPSLNILIKLMAVESLVFAPFFASHGGLLFKIF